In Kordia antarctica, the following proteins share a genomic window:
- a CDS encoding RNA polymerase sigma factor, protein MSPEDKSVCETKHYESIFNAHSETLRNFVYYKCGSEQQAEDIVQDAFIKLWKNCAKVIFTKAKSYLYTVANNMFLNEVAHQKVVLKYKQQTPSRVSNETPEFVLRHKEFQEKLQRTIAKLPDGQREVFLLNRIDKKTYAEIAEIIGLSVKAVEKRMHKALILLRKEIGNI, encoded by the coding sequence ATGTCTCCAGAAGATAAATCTGTTTGTGAAACCAAACACTATGAAAGCATATTTAATGCGCATTCCGAAACACTTCGGAATTTTGTGTATTACAAATGTGGTAGTGAACAGCAAGCGGAAGATATTGTTCAAGATGCATTTATAAAACTCTGGAAAAATTGTGCAAAAGTGATTTTTACGAAAGCCAAATCGTATTTATATACAGTTGCCAACAATATGTTTCTAAATGAAGTAGCACATCAAAAAGTGGTTTTAAAATACAAACAACAAACGCCGAGCAGAGTTTCCAACGAAACGCCCGAATTTGTATTGCGCCATAAAGAATTTCAAGAAAAGCTACAACGAACCATTGCAAAACTGCCCGACGGACAACGCGAAGTCTTTTTACTCAACAGAATTGACAAAAAAACCTATGCTGAAATTGCAGAAATCATTGGACTTTCTGTAAAAGCAGTGGAAAAAAGAATGCACAAAGCATTAATTCTGTTGCGAAAAGAAATAGGAAATATTTAA
- a CDS encoding TonB-dependent receptor, which yields MKNSIIWIFLLMTTFLLAQEKFSVNGTIKDKKNGETLFGATVYLKGTTNGSVTNEYGFFSLTAPKGTYTIIISFLGYEDVAKEITLNVDQTINFEMQEAATSLDEVVIEAEETERPNIRKPQMSVSKLNAATIKQMPVVLGEVDIIKSIQMLPGVTNAGEGTGGFNVRGGAADQNLVLLDEAIIYNTSHFFGFFSVFNADAIKDIKLYKGDIPAKYGGRISSVLDVRQKDGNSKNLEVNGGVGIISSRLAVEGPMFNKKGSFLVAGRTSYAHIFMPLIEEIKDDKISFYDLNLKANYEINENNRVYLSGYFGRDIFDLSQFIKNTYGNTTANVRWNHVFNEKLFSNLSLIYSKYNYEIVLDFIKLDWVADIKNFNLKYDLRYYASDKLKLDFGVSGISYNFNPGEVRPSEPSSLINYRKLDQKRAFEAAAYISAEHELTDKLTAQYGLRFSTFSRLGGQTLSEYANNQPVVYNEEIGIYEEGEQIGTTDYKKSESIKTFANFEPRLGLAYQLNDDSSVKASYTRSVQYVHLLSNTVSVTPLDVWAPSGRYIKPQKSNQYAVGYYRNIKDKTYSLELEAYYKNVDNRIDYIDGSELIGTNNIETEILNGEARAYGLEVLLRKNTGKFKGWFAYTLSKSEQRALGGNAGGPGINSGNWYNTPYDRTHDFSVTGTYDFNEKWRFSANFVYQTGRPVTYPTGQYEYEGISIASFDERNANRLPAYHRLDLAATLTPTKNKNRRWQGEWVFGLYNAYARRNAASISFAQDFNTGVNEARRISIFGSILPSITYNFKF from the coding sequence ATGAAAAACAGTATTATCTGGATCTTTCTTTTAATGACCACATTCCTACTTGCGCAAGAAAAATTCAGTGTAAACGGAACCATAAAAGACAAAAAAAATGGAGAAACGTTGTTCGGCGCAACAGTCTATCTCAAAGGAACAACTAATGGCTCCGTAACCAATGAATACGGTTTCTTTTCCTTAACAGCGCCAAAAGGAACGTACACAATTATCATTTCGTTTCTCGGTTATGAAGATGTGGCCAAAGAAATCACATTAAATGTTGATCAAACTATCAATTTTGAAATGCAAGAAGCAGCAACGTCACTTGACGAAGTTGTAATTGAAGCAGAAGAAACGGAACGACCCAATATTCGGAAACCACAAATGAGCGTTTCCAAACTGAACGCAGCAACTATAAAACAAATGCCTGTGGTTTTAGGAGAAGTTGATATTATTAAATCCATTCAAATGTTGCCAGGCGTTACAAACGCAGGCGAAGGAACTGGCGGATTCAACGTTCGTGGTGGCGCAGCCGATCAAAATTTAGTATTACTAGACGAAGCAATTATTTACAATACATCACACTTTTTTGGGTTTTTCTCAGTATTCAATGCAGATGCAATCAAAGATATCAAACTCTATAAAGGAGATATTCCAGCAAAATATGGAGGACGAATTTCGTCAGTTTTAGACGTACGTCAGAAAGATGGAAACAGTAAAAACTTAGAAGTAAATGGTGGCGTTGGTATCATTTCGAGTCGTTTGGCGGTTGAAGGTCCAATGTTCAACAAAAAAGGATCTTTCTTAGTTGCAGGACGAACGTCGTACGCGCATATATTTATGCCATTAATTGAAGAAATAAAAGATGATAAAATTTCGTTTTATGATCTAAACCTAAAAGCAAACTACGAAATCAATGAAAACAATCGGGTATATCTTTCAGGATACTTTGGAAGAGACATTTTTGATCTTTCACAATTCATCAAAAACACTTACGGAAACACAACAGCAAACGTACGTTGGAATCATGTTTTCAATGAAAAACTATTCTCAAACCTATCATTAATTTATAGTAAATACAATTATGAAATTGTGCTCGATTTTATAAAACTAGATTGGGTTGCAGACATTAAAAATTTCAACCTAAAATATGACCTGCGTTACTATGCAAGTGACAAGCTAAAACTTGATTTTGGAGTCAGTGGAATTTCATACAATTTCAATCCAGGAGAAGTACGACCTTCAGAGCCAAGTTCGTTAATTAACTATAGAAAACTTGATCAAAAAAGAGCTTTTGAAGCTGCTGCATACATAAGTGCCGAACATGAATTAACAGACAAGTTAACCGCGCAATATGGCTTGCGTTTCAGTACATTTAGCCGATTAGGCGGACAAACACTCTCAGAGTACGCCAACAATCAACCTGTTGTATACAACGAAGAAATAGGAATCTATGAAGAAGGCGAACAAATAGGAACTACGGATTACAAAAAAAGTGAAAGTATCAAAACATTCGCCAATTTTGAGCCAAGATTAGGACTTGCATATCAACTCAATGACGATTCTTCTGTAAAAGCAAGTTATACCAGATCGGTTCAATATGTACACTTACTTTCCAACACGGTTTCGGTAACACCATTAGACGTTTGGGCGCCAAGCGGACGTTACATCAAACCACAAAAATCCAATCAATATGCTGTTGGATATTACCGAAATATAAAAGACAAAACCTATTCGTTAGAATTAGAAGCATACTATAAAAATGTAGATAATAGAATCGATTATATTGACGGATCTGAATTAATCGGAACAAATAATATAGAAACTGAAATTCTAAACGGAGAAGCTAGAGCGTACGGTTTGGAAGTTTTATTACGGAAAAATACAGGAAAATTCAAAGGTTGGTTTGCATACACACTTTCAAAATCAGAGCAAAGAGCGCTTGGCGGAAATGCTGGCGGACCAGGAATAAATAGTGGAAATTGGTACAACACGCCATATGACAGAACACATGATTTCTCAGTAACGGGAACGTACGATTTCAATGAAAAATGGCGATTTAGCGCAAACTTTGTCTATCAAACTGGTCGTCCAGTAACGTATCCAACTGGACAATATGAATATGAAGGAATCTCCATTGCAAGCTTTGACGAACGAAACGCAAATCGTTTGCCAGCTTATCACAGACTAGATTTAGCAGCAACGCTGACACCAACAAAAAATAAAAATAGACGTTGGCAAGGCGAATGGGTTTTTGGGTTGTATAACGCTTACGCGAGAAGAAACGCAGCGTCAATCTCATTTGCGCAAGATTTTAATACAGGTGTGAACGAAGCGCGTAGAATTTCTATTTTTGGAAGCATACTTCCATCAATCACATATAATTTTAAATTTTAA
- a CDS encoding DUF4249 domain-containing protein, producing the protein MKKYIKLSVILAVFITFISCDDKIDVDVPEAEPRLVIEASLDWEKGTSGNNQTIKISTSTPYFQTTLNTSVIGASVKVTNNNSNAVFNFTDQNDGTYTINNFIPVLNDSYTLEVIHNGETYTATENLLPVSPINAVTQSLEGGFDDEVLDVSIFFDDPVNEDNYYMFRIKEESDLFASLEAQSDEFTNGNEQEEFFEKGRDDENELEEFNPGDIVNIKLYGISQRYYNYISLLSEQYDSAGNPFASIPAEIKGNCVNVTDESNYAFGYFRVTEFDQVDYTFQ; encoded by the coding sequence ATGAAAAAATATATAAAACTCTCCGTAATTTTAGCCGTTTTCATCACGTTTATTTCGTGTGATGACAAAATAGATGTCGATGTTCCTGAAGCTGAGCCACGTTTAGTAATTGAAGCTTCTTTAGATTGGGAAAAAGGAACTTCTGGAAACAATCAAACCATAAAAATAAGTACATCAACGCCGTATTTTCAAACAACATTAAATACAAGTGTCATTGGTGCTTCTGTAAAAGTGACGAACAACAATTCCAATGCAGTTTTTAACTTTACAGATCAAAACGATGGAACATATACAATCAATAACTTTATTCCTGTGTTGAATGATTCTTATACATTAGAAGTAATTCACAACGGAGAAACGTATACGGCAACAGAAAACTTACTACCAGTTTCGCCAATTAATGCAGTAACACAATCTTTGGAAGGCGGATTTGACGATGAAGTATTAGATGTTTCTATATTTTTTGATGATCCTGTAAATGAAGACAACTATTACATGTTCCGAATCAAAGAAGAAAGTGATTTATTTGCGTCATTAGAAGCACAATCGGACGAATTTACAAACGGAAATGAGCAAGAAGAATTTTTCGAAAAAGGAAGAGACGATGAAAACGAACTAGAAGAATTTAATCCTGGCGATATAGTGAATATAAAACTATACGGAATCTCGCAACGGTATTACAATTACATTTCTTTACTATCGGAACAATATGATTCTGCTGGAAATCCATTTGCATCAATTCCAGCCGAAATCAAAGGAAACTGTGTCAACGTAACTGACGAATCAAACTATGCGTTTGGGTATTTCAGAGTCACAGAATTTGATCAGGTTGATTATACGTTTCAGTGA
- a CDS encoding FecR family protein, whose amino-acid sequence MMEEKYDDTFLARWLADDLNAEEKLRFENSAEYHDYLQIIESADQLEAPSFDKQATLKSIQQKQQVTASKTRKLNTSWIYAAAAVVLLFVGFSYMYFTSGETVETGFGNQQTVLLPDGSEAILNAKSSLTFTKNSWDTNRTVSLKGEAYFKVKKGEKFTVTTTSGTVEVLGTQFNVLSADGIFEVKCHAGKVQVASKTQKTALLTQGNAFSLIEGKTASWNFDVNNLTWREGESNFREMPIKHVITALEDQYQVQFITENINISERFTGTFSHKNLKLALRTVFVPMEISYTFKDGKTIILKKAK is encoded by the coding sequence ATGATGGAAGAAAAATATGATGATACGTTTTTAGCAAGATGGCTAGCCGACGATCTCAATGCAGAAGAAAAACTACGTTTTGAAAATTCTGCGGAGTATCACGACTATCTGCAAATCATTGAAAGTGCCGATCAATTAGAAGCGCCTTCATTTGATAAGCAAGCTACGTTGAAATCTATTCAACAAAAACAGCAAGTTACTGCGTCAAAAACAAGAAAATTGAATACTTCGTGGATATACGCTGCCGCTGCCGTTGTACTTTTATTTGTTGGATTCTCATACATGTATTTTACGTCTGGCGAAACAGTTGAAACTGGCTTTGGAAATCAACAAACGGTTCTATTGCCAGATGGTTCAGAAGCAATATTAAATGCAAAATCTTCACTAACATTCACTAAAAATTCTTGGGATACTAATAGAACTGTTTCTTTAAAAGGAGAAGCATATTTCAAAGTAAAAAAAGGCGAAAAATTTACCGTAACTACAACTTCTGGAACGGTTGAAGTACTTGGAACACAATTTAATGTGCTTTCCGCAGATGGAATATTTGAAGTAAAATGTCACGCAGGAAAAGTACAAGTTGCATCTAAAACACAAAAAACGGCACTATTAACACAAGGAAATGCATTTTCTCTTATTGAAGGAAAAACTGCTTCTTGGAACTTTGATGTAAACAATTTAACTTGGAGAGAAGGCGAAAGCAATTTTAGAGAAATGCCTATAAAACATGTAATTACAGCTTTGGAAGATCAATATCAAGTGCAATTTATCACTGAAAATATAAACATTTCGGAACGCTTTACAGGAACTTTTTCACACAAAAATTTAAAACTTGCCTTAAGAACAGTTTTTGTTCCTATGGAAATTTCATATACTTTTAAGGACGGAAAAACAATCATCCTTAAGAAAGCGAAATAA
- a CDS encoding DUF6088 family protein: MSESVINSIKKAISNYKRGKIFFPSSFSEFGSSTAVRQALNRLEDKGRLVRLAKGIYLYPKNHELLGILQPTLEQIALAISKRDKARIIPTGINALNKLGLSTQVPMNVVYLTDGTPRTIKIKNRTIKFKIASPKLLSAKNETNVLIIQALRELGKENIDATIIEKIKNILKKVEIKDVKNDMKLAPVWIAEIVESILKK, translated from the coding sequence ATGTCTGAATCAGTTATAAATAGTATAAAAAAAGCAATATCAAATTATAAGCGTGGAAAAATATTTTTCCCATCAAGTTTTTCAGAATTTGGATCATCTACTGCTGTAAGACAAGCTTTAAATAGATTAGAAGATAAAGGAAGACTAGTAAGGCTCGCTAAAGGAATTTATCTATATCCAAAAAACCATGAATTATTAGGGATTCTTCAACCTACTCTTGAACAAATAGCATTAGCAATTTCTAAAAGAGATAAAGCTAGAATTATTCCAACTGGAATTAATGCGCTTAATAAATTAGGATTGTCTACTCAAGTGCCTATGAATGTGGTTTATTTGACAGATGGAACTCCAAGAACAATTAAAATTAAGAATAGAACAATCAAATTTAAAATAGCTTCACCTAAATTACTTTCTGCAAAAAACGAAACGAATGTATTAATTATTCAGGCTCTTAGAGAACTTGGGAAAGAAAATATAGATGCTACAATCATTGAGAAGATTAAAAATATTTTAAAAAAAGTTGAGATTAAGGATGTAAAAAATGACATGAAACTTGCTCCTGTTTGGATCGCTGAAATAGTAGAAAGTATATTAAAAAAATAA
- a CDS encoding carboxypeptidase-like regulatory domain-containing protein, with amino-acid sequence MRSVISVVLLFITNTLFAQNDVSLSFEKEPLQNVLTAVEKAYNIKFSYRAELANDKIITLKLKDATLNTVFQRLQEQASIVFEKVNERYYIIRNQSQEGKIQICGVLVDAQNQQPIIEASVVNKTQFKGTVTNTNGSFELFLAFPSDTIEIRFLGYKTRRFVAKELQVKPCITIAMIADQYDLETVLISNYLTSGIDKQTDGALSLSPSKLGILPGLTEPDVLQSIQLLPGIQSPNETASGLFIRGGTPDQNLILWDGIKMYHSGHFFGLISAFNPYVIEEVSIYKSGTATRYGDRISGVIDIQTDTKVPEKLSGGFGFNMTHADAYLKIPVGKKFGVMVSARRAFTDVWETFTYNNFSERVFQNTKITKSEEIIENVFSETENRFYFTDYTIKLIGKLSDKDNIMISNLRTKNELDFRSKIALFEETSRDQLSIRNSGFSGFWKRTWNANFSHTLSAYYSRFDFDYLGTFRGNIVSITEQDQKRNKIKDIGFSYDTSLKIDEKRSLESGYQFSSNDVSFGFSGFQGTEDGVTTYAASEESINNSHALYSSYKYNDQNEVIINAGVRVNYFSTAKSMFFEPRLYVEKKLNSLFSVNFSAELKHQAVSQILEFNTSNFGLENQVWAIANGDEFPVLKSRQISTGVVFNKKGWRVDVDGYYKNISGLTSFNRSFGNTSVLETFSEGKSQIYGVDILIEKTINDYQTWMSYSYTDNKFEFSKINNGLTFPGNYDIRHYFRWAHSYTLNNFKFSLGWNYRTGTPYTPVTSETQTNGDLFVFIGETNSTRIPDYHRLDFSGTYTFNFDKKHNWKGKIGFSLLNIYDRKNLLERYYEIRAFLNQDNDIQFRLQTVDKFSLGLTPNLVFRVDF; translated from the coding sequence ATGAGAAGTGTTATAAGTGTTGTCTTACTGTTCATCACAAATACATTGTTTGCCCAAAATGATGTGTCACTCTCGTTTGAAAAAGAACCACTACAAAATGTCTTAACAGCGGTAGAAAAAGCATACAACATAAAATTTTCGTACCGAGCAGAATTAGCCAACGACAAAATAATTACGTTAAAACTCAAAGACGCAACTTTAAACACTGTTTTTCAGCGTTTACAAGAACAAGCTTCTATTGTGTTTGAAAAAGTAAATGAACGCTATTACATCATTCGAAACCAGTCACAAGAAGGAAAAATACAAATTTGTGGCGTTTTGGTTGATGCTCAAAATCAACAACCAATCATAGAAGCTTCTGTTGTGAACAAAACGCAATTTAAAGGAACAGTTACAAATACTAACGGATCATTTGAACTTTTCTTGGCATTTCCTTCTGATACCATTGAAATTCGCTTTTTAGGTTACAAAACAAGGCGTTTTGTAGCCAAAGAATTACAAGTAAAACCATGTATAACAATTGCAATGATTGCCGATCAATATGATTTAGAAACTGTATTAATCAGCAACTATTTAACTTCCGGAATCGACAAACAAACAGATGGCGCATTATCGCTTTCGCCATCAAAATTGGGCATTCTTCCAGGACTTACAGAACCTGACGTTTTGCAAAGTATACAACTCTTGCCAGGTATTCAAAGTCCAAACGAAACTGCTTCAGGATTATTCATTCGTGGTGGAACGCCTGACCAAAATTTAATTTTGTGGGACGGAATCAAAATGTATCATTCAGGTCATTTTTTCGGACTTATTTCAGCATTCAATCCATATGTAATAGAAGAAGTTTCCATCTACAAAAGTGGAACAGCAACACGTTATGGCGATCGTATTTCGGGAGTAATCGACATTCAAACGGATACAAAAGTTCCTGAAAAATTATCAGGCGGATTTGGTTTTAATATGACACATGCCGATGCGTATTTAAAAATCCCTGTTGGGAAAAAATTCGGCGTCATGGTTTCGGCACGTCGTGCATTTACAGACGTATGGGAAACATTTACCTATAACAATTTTTCAGAACGTGTTTTTCAAAATACCAAGATTACAAAAAGCGAAGAAATTATAGAAAACGTATTTTCAGAAACGGAAAACAGGTTCTATTTTACAGATTATACCATAAAACTAATTGGGAAACTTTCTGATAAAGACAACATCATGATTAGTAATTTGCGCACCAAAAACGAACTCGATTTCAGATCTAAAATAGCGCTATTTGAAGAAACATCTCGTGATCAACTTAGCATTCGAAACTCAGGTTTTAGTGGTTTTTGGAAACGTACATGGAATGCTAATTTTTCGCATACGCTAAGTGCTTATTATTCACGATTTGACTTTGATTATTTGGGAACATTCAGAGGAAATATTGTATCAATTACTGAACAAGATCAAAAACGAAATAAAATAAAAGACATCGGATTTTCTTATGATACATCCTTAAAAATAGATGAAAAACGTAGTTTAGAATCAGGGTATCAATTCTCATCTAACGATGTTTCATTTGGCTTTTCAGGTTTTCAAGGAACAGAAGATGGCGTAACTACTTATGCGGCTTCTGAGGAAAGTATCAACAATTCGCACGCACTATATTCATCTTATAAGTACAACGACCAAAATGAAGTCATCATTAATGCAGGTGTGCGTGTCAATTATTTCAGTACCGCAAAAAGTATGTTTTTTGAACCAAGATTATACGTTGAAAAAAAGTTAAATTCGCTTTTTAGCGTAAATTTCTCTGCGGAATTAAAACACCAAGCGGTAAGTCAGATATTGGAATTTAATACCTCAAATTTTGGATTGGAAAATCAAGTTTGGGCAATTGCGAATGGCGATGAATTTCCTGTATTGAAAAGCAGGCAAATTTCCACAGGAGTTGTATTTAACAAAAAAGGTTGGCGTGTTGATGTAGACGGTTATTACAAAAACATTAGTGGATTGACTTCCTTTAATAGGAGTTTTGGAAATACGAGTGTTTTAGAAACCTTTTCGGAAGGAAAAAGTCAAATATATGGCGTTGATATTCTCATTGAAAAAACGATCAATGATTACCAAACGTGGATGAGTTATTCGTACACAGACAATAAATTTGAATTCTCCAAAATCAACAACGGACTTACTTTTCCGGGGAATTATGACATTCGCCATTATTTCCGTTGGGCGCATTCGTATACGCTGAATAATTTTAAATTTTCTTTAGGTTGGAATTACCGTACAGGAACGCCATATACGCCTGTAACATCGGAAACGCAAACCAACGGAGACTTATTCGTGTTTATCGGAGAAACGAATAGTACGCGCATTCCTGATTATCATCGCTTGGATTTTTCGGGAACGTACACATTCAATTTTGACAAAAAGCACAATTGGAAAGGAAAAATAGGTTTTTCATTACTCAATATCTACGATCGTAAAAATCTACTAGAGCGTTATTATGAAATAAGAGCTTTCTTAAATCAAGATAATGATATTCAATTTCGTTTGCAAACCGTTGATAAATTTTCGTTAGGCTTAACGCCGAATTTGGTTTTTCGGGTTGATTTTTGA